In Planococcus shixiaomingii, the DNA window TCGGCAGAGCCGTTAAAATGAGTGTAGTGGAAAATTGGAACAGTTTCATTAGTAGCAGGCCACTAACCATGCCGGTAAAAACCCCTGAAGTGACTCCGAGTGCTATGGGCCACAAGTTCTGAAACAGCAAATCTCGCTGTTTATAAAGCGGGACGGCTAATGCAACAACAGCCGGACCGAGGAAAGAGCCAACCCATTGTCCACCGAGCATATATTGTTCGTATGGAATATCGAATAGCAGCAAAAAGACGATTAACGCCGCAGTAGTGGCCAAAACTGGAGTCAGTAGTATCCAGCGGTATTTGACATATAGGCTATTGAACAGCAAGTAGATGACAATGGTCATTCCGGCGAATAGCAAGGATAACAGAATTACATTCATCTCAGTTTCCCCCTTTTTGATCCGCAGAACGAGCTGCCCACTGGCTCAAGAGCCCTGAAATTCCCAAGGTCATCAACGTGCTTATGAACACAATGACAATAAGCAGAATGCCTTTGCCTGTAAAAAGTTCCCCATACTCCATAGCCCCGACCGTCGCCGGAATGAAAAACAGCGACAAAAACATCAGTAAAAAATGTGCTCCGGATTCAATCCAACGAAGCGGATATATTTTCAGCATCAATGCGGCAAACAGCAACAAAAATCCGATGATGCTTCCTGGAAGAGGCAAATGAAAGAGATTTCGAATCTCTTCCCCGAGCAAGTAAATGCCGTATAACACGGCAATTTGAAGAAAAATGATAGCGAATTTCATACGTAACCGCAGCCTTTCTGAAATAACATTAATATATAAAAAGGAATAGCCGTCTCCCTATAAGGAGGGACGGCTATTAGTCGTTAAGAAACAGTCGTTTGTTCTCTTCCTATTTTACCGCCAAATAAACTGAAAAGCGATAAAGGTTGAAATTTCGCGGAGAGAAAAACCGCTATTTAAGTTTTTAAAATAAATATCAAAGGTATATTATTAATATCAAATAAATCCCAAAGAAGGGAATTGTCATGATAACCGACCTGTTAGGTTTTATCGTGTTGGGCTTTTCCTTAGCCATTCCTGTCGGTGCCGTTACTATTGAGATGATCAAGAAAGGGATGAAAAGCGGATTTTTGAGGAGCTGGTTTGTCGGTTTAGGTGCAATGTCAGCCGATGTGGTACTAATGCTGCTTATCTATTTTGGAATTTCAAATTTATTAACAAGCTTGGTTGCTCAATTAGTGATTTGGCTGTTCGGCTTTACTGTATTAATTTATTTGGGCGTTAGCAGCATTCGCGATGCTTTTCAAGAAATCGATATTAAATTAGTTGGCCAAAAGAAGTTGGAGTCTCTGTTAGAGTCTTACCTTACTGGATTTGCGATTGCCATCTCCAATCCAATGAGCATTGTCTTTTGGATAGGCGTGTATGGTGCTGTTTTGGCGGAGAGTTTGCAGACTTTCAGTAAAGAAAAAATCCTATTATACAGCGGTGGCATTTTCATCGGTATTGCAATGTGGGACATTTTCGTAGCGAGCTCTGCCCACTTTGGAAAAGGATTCGTAGGAGAACGATTTATGAAGTGGTTTTATGTCGCTGCCGGATTAGCGTTGATCCTTTTCGGTGTATCCTTTGGCTGGCAGGCAGCAGTAGTTTTATATGTGTTGGTATTTTGAAACTTTTGGCGTTTCCAGCTCGTAATGGATAGAAAAATGCGAATGGAGGGGAAAGAGATGAGTGAATACACGATTGAAGAATTTATTAAAAAGACGCAGCAAGATGAACAAGAAAACGATTATTTTGAATTGGAAACGCCGCGGATCTTGGAAGTGAATTTGACGGATCTTGTATGGGCGAAAGCAGGTTCGATGATTTCATATACCGGCCAAATTAAATTTGAACGAGAGCGGATGCTTGAGCATGGTGTCGGCCAAATGTTCAAAAAAGCTTTGACTGGTGAAGGGACCCCGCTAATGAAAGCGACAGGCCGCGGCCGCTTGTATTTAGCGGATCAAGGAAAGAAAATCACGATATTTAATTTGAACAACGAATCGATTACCGTTAATGGCAACGATCTTTTGGCTTTTGAACCAAGTGTTGAATGGGATATCAAGTTAATGAGGAAAGTAGCAGGGGTAATGGCTGGCGGCTTGTTTAATGTGACATTGCAGGGCAGAGGAAGAGTTGCCATCACCTCACATTATGAACCGTTGACATTGCTTGTGCGTCCGGGTGAATCGGTCATTACTGATCCTAATGCGACGGTCGCCTGGTCAGGCAACTTGACGCCGGAATTTCGCACCGATGTGAGTTTTAGGACGCTGGTTGGCCGAGGCAGCGGAGAATCGATCCAAATGGAGTTCAAAGGAGAAGGATTTGTAATCGTCCAGCCGGTGGAAGAAACAGAACCGATCTAGCAATATGCCCTCCTCGGTTTGCAGTTTGAATAATTCGCAAGCGGGAATTAAAAGAAAAAAGCTTTCTTATCTTTTAATGGGGGGCTGCGGCATGGCGGAGAGTGCAGGATTAGCAGAAATTCTTGAACAACAGTTCCGGGATAATGTCGAGAAGCAGGTCAGAAAAGTGCATGAAATCGAGCAAACCCTTTATCATTACACGGGCCTTCCAAGTTTAATGGGAATGATTGAAACCAATCAGTTATGGATGAGCAAAGGGACATTTTTGAACGATTCAAGTGAATTGATTTATTTTTCCCGAGTTCTGGAATTTGTGGTAAGGAAGTTGGAGAACCGAAAACATACCTCTTTGTGGCGGCTTTATATCCGTGAATTAGAGCGGATCATGGGCCATTTCATGGAAGAAGTAAAAGAAAATGGTTTCGAAGTCTATATATTCTCATTATCCCGCGCACAAGATTCGCTTGCGCTTTGGTACAACTACGCCAAGGGGGAAGGATATAATATTGGCTTTTCCGCTGAGCAGCTATTTCACAAAGTAAGCGGCTTTTCCACTGGGCCGATGCTTCACGGCTATGTAATGTATGGCAGACAGGAACAAGAAGAAGTTCTAATCGAGCTGCTGCAAAAAACTTTCGAATTGGTAGAGCCGTATGAAGTAGAAGAGATACAAAAAGCGTTGCCGGGTCATTTCTTTTCCTTGATCGCATCGTGCGCCGTGTTTTTTAAAGATCCGGCGTTCAAAAGCGAAGAAGAATACCGAATTGCATTAATGAGCAGGAAAAGCGATAAGCAGCCATCTGTGCAATTCCGTGCGCAAAATGGCGTCATCATCCCTTATATATCAATTGATTTTCAAGCGAGGCTGCCAATCAGTCATATCACAATTGGTCCAAAGAACAACGTGGATATCGCACAAAGTGGAATGGAGCATTATTTAAAATGGAAAGGTTATGACATGGAGCAAGTCACTATCAGCAAATCAGTGGCTGCGCTTCGTTACTAATTCAGTCTATTCGCAGGAGTGCCTTACGGCGTATCGAAAGCCGGAATGACACTTTATCCTTCACAATTAAAACAAAAAAACCAGGGCTGCTGCTTAAGCGACCCTGGTTTTTTATGGTTTTTAGTTTAAAAGAAATAACATTTATACCCAAAAGTTATACTGAAAAAATAGGTCAATTATTTTAGTTTCCGAAATAAGCAGAGTTTTTTAAAAACTTAAGCATTTTCCATTGCATTTATATTATAATAGTGTAATAATACAAAAGTGATATATTGCATACCAAATATTTTGGTAATAGGAATTATATAAAATTACAATGCATCTGTTTTTTGGAAGAAATAGCTTTTGATTAAGAGGGGGAAAAGAAAGATGGATACAAAGTTGTCCTTTAAGTCGTATGCGGTAATTGGAATGATGTTGTTTGCTTTATTCTTTGGAGCAGGCAATTTAATTTTTCCGGCTCAATTAGGTCAATATGCAGGAACTAATGTCTGGATTGCAATTGTAGGATTTTTAGTAACGGGCGTCGGGTTGCCGTTGCTTGGTATTTTGGCGATTGGCTATTCGAAAAGCAATGACTTGCAAGACCTTTCCAGCCGGGTTCATCCTTTATTCGGATTAATTTTTACAGCTGCTTTGTATTTGACGATTGGGCCGTTTTTCGCGCTTCCGCGGACAGGGGCAGTCGCTTATGAAATCGGTGTTGCACCATTTGTTGGTGATGGATTTATGACGCTGGGCCTTATTATTTTCTCGGTAATCTTTTTCGGTATTTCGCTTTGGCTTTCGTTGAACCCATCGCAAATGGTCGACAGCATCGGGAAATTTTTATCGCCGGCGATTTTAGTCGCGTTGCTGTTGTTATTGGTCATGGTAATTATGAAGCCAATGGGTGCCATGGAAGCTCCACAAGAAATGTATTCAACAGGAGCATTCTTTAAAGGTTTCACGGAAGGGTATAATACGATGGATGCACTTGCTTCCTTAGTATTCGGAATTATTGTCATTTCGACCGTCCGTAAACTTGGCGTTAAATCACCAAAAGGAATTTTATCTGCAACGATGAAGAGTGGAGTTGTAGCAGTAAGTTTACTTGCTGTGGTTTACGTAGGAATTGCTTATTTAGGCGCTACTAGCACTGGTTTGTTTGGTTTGTTTGATACAGGGGGCCCGGTTCTAAGCAAAGCTTCAACTCATTACTTTGGAACTTTTGGGTCTTCGCTTCTATCTTTGATCATTATTTTAGCTTGTTTGACAACCGCCATTGGTTTAACGGTTGCGACGTCAGAGTTTTTCCATAAACTGACGCCAGGCATTAGCTATAAAATGTATGTTGTTATTTTCTCATTGTTCTCCCTAGTCGTGACAAACGCTGGCTTGGCGAACATCATTACGTTCTCTATTCCGATCTTGATGTTCTTGTATCCTCTTGCGATTGTATTGATCATGCTGGCATTTTTGTCGCCATTGTTCAAACACGACCGTCTCGTCTATGTTTCAGCTATCACAGTGGCATTCTTGGTCGGCATCATCGACGGTTTAAAAACATTGACTGCTTCACTGGGAGTCCCAAATCCAGGTTGGCTGCAAGCAATCGTTGATTTTTACGCTTCAGTACTTCCGTTGTACAATAACGGACTTGGATGGTTCGTTCCAGTGATCATAGTAATTGCAATTACTGGCGTTATTGCTAACGTTAGAAGAGGAACAAGCGCTCAGGCAGCACAAAACGAAATGTAATTCAGCAGTAATGGCCAAGCCGAAAAATCGGCTTGGCTTCAAAATAAAAAGCTGTCCCTAAGCGTAATAGCTTTTGGGACAGCTTTTTCTATTGTGTATATGTTATGCATTTGCGGGAGTGGTCAACTCATCGATTGTCCGAATCCAATTCGCTTTCATCAGACGAGCTGCTTCCGCCGCATCTTTTTCTTCTAGCGCGCGGATGATGTCTTCATGCATTTGATACGAGCCAGCAGTTACAATGAGTGAGTTATGGAAAAATTGTCTTCTGACATGCGACTGCAAGTGATCAAGCATCGTATGCACGTATGGATTTTGTGCAGCATTGACAATCAGTTGATGAAATTCTTCGTCAATCTTCAACGCGGAAAAATTGTCATTCGCTTTTATGGCTTGTGCAAAACGCTGGTTGGTTTCTTTTAACAAGTCAATTGATTGGGCGTCTAAGTTCGGAATAGCTAGTTCAGCGGCCAATGCTTGAAGCACAGCCACGGGAGGAAGAAGGTGAATAATATCTTCTTTATGAACTTTCGTTACTCGAGTTGTCTTTCCAGGAAACATTTCAACAAAGCCTTGGGCTTCAAGAAGTTGTAGCGCTTCACGAATAGGGGTTCTACTTAAACTTAAAGCTTGCGCAAGGTCGGTATCTACCAATTTCTCGTCAGGTTGCAGTGTGCCATCTATAATCCATTGCTGTAATTGAAGGTAAGCACTTTCTTTAGCGGTAACACGAACAGGTTTCGGGTGGTTTACTGGGACCGGCATTGCAGCTTCCCCTTTCTTCTTATATCAACTACATCCAGTATACACTAATTTCCATTATTCAAAAAGGTTGTTTTATGCAATATATCGTATTTTCATTAAAGAAAATCGAAAACACGTCTGTTTGAGCATTGTGAGACAGGGAAGAAGTAGAGTAGTTTCCTAATTGAAAGGGGTATGCGCATGCTCACGTTAGTTCCAAGTAAAGATTCTTCTACAATATCGCTAGAAGTGAATGGTAAAGTGAAAAAAGAAGATATGGAGAAACTCGATAAAGTGATTCAAGAAAAGTTCAAAGACCATGGGAAATTCAACGTTTATGCAGTGGTTCATGAATTCGATGGTGTAACTTTTAAAGCCATGGCCGAAGAAGTGAAAATTGATATAAAGCGTTGGAACCAATACGCTAAATTGGCGGTTATCAGTGATAACAAATCGTTAAAGGGCCTCACTGAAGCTAGCGGCTATTTGCCGAAGGTCAAAACCAAGCACTTTCCGCTGGGTGAGATGGAAGAAGCGTGGGAATGGATTCGATCATAAAAAACCAGCGTTTTGCAGAAGTGCAAAGCGCTTTTTACATAGGGATTGTTCTTTTTAAAGCAATAAGTATTAAAGAAAGCGCCTTTGTATTACACTAACAATAAGATAACGGGGCTACTACAGATAGGATGAAGAAGATGAAACCAGAAGTTTCGATAAAAGTGAATGAAAAATTCAAAGCTGATTTTGCTAAAGGCTATCCGCTCATTACAAAAGAATCAGTGGAGAACGCAGAAATGTTAAGAGTGGAAGGCGCGATTTTAAGACTGACCGACAAGCAAGGGCAGTTTATTGCTAAAGGTTATTGCGGCAAGCAAAACAAAGGTTTTGGCTGGATACTGACCCGCAATGAAAATGAAGCGATCGACCAAAAGTTTATTAAAGAGAAATTGGCAGCAGCGTTGGCAAAGCGCCAGTCCTTTTTCAGCAATCAAGAAACTACGGCTTTCCGCATTTTTAACGGAGAAGGCGATGGTTTTGGCGGATTAACGATCGATTATTTCGATGGTTATTATATGCTCAGCTGGTATAGCGAAGGCATGTACACTTTCAAAGCCGACGTAATTGCCGCACTTAGAGAGCTTGTAGAGTTTAAAGGCATCTACCAGAAAAAGCGCTTTGATACAAAAGGGCAATATATCGAAGAAGACGATTTTGTGGCAGGTGAACGCGGGGAGTTCCCATTGATCGTCAAGGAAAACGGCATGAATTATGCTATCTATTTAAACGATGGGGCGATGACCGGAATCTTCTTGGACCAACGCGATGTCCGCAATAAAATCAAAGAAAAATACGCTAAAGGCAAAACGGTTTTGAACACATTTTCGTATACCGGCGCGTTCTCGGTTGCTGCGGCAATTGGCGGAGCGGCGAAAACGACAAGCGTCGACTTGGCGAAACGCAGCTCGAGCAAAACAATCGAGCAATTCAGCGTCAACAACATCGATTACGAAAGCCACGACATTCTTGTTATGGATGTCTTCAATTACTTTAAATATGCAAAACGCAAAGAATTGAAATTCGATATGGTCATTCTGGATCCACCAAGCTTTGCACGCTCGAAAAAATATACGTTCAGCACATCGAAAGACTATACAAATTTGATGAAAGAAGCGATTGAAATTACCGCGGACGCCGGCGTCATTGTCGCGTCAACAAACAGCGCTTCTTTCGGGATGAAGAAATTCAAAGGGTTTATTGATAAAGCGTTCAAAGATCTCGGGAAAAAATATAGTATTGTTGAAGAATTTACGCTGCCGAGCGATTTCCGGGTGCAGAAAGAGTTTAAAGAAGGCGACTACTTGAAAGTGCTATTCGTTAAATTGCAGTAAAATCGTATTTAGTGATTAATGGGTCTTATTTCTGATGTAGTGGAGCATATTTCCGCCGTATTGAAGCATATTTTCACTCGAATGGTGCGTATTCCAGCAAACTATGGCGAAATGTTGAAGATGCATGGAATTTCTTAAACAACTTATCGCAGGATTGCTGTACAGTCTAGTTGCCCGGCTTCTATAATGGTAACTAGATTGTGAGGGGAAATGAATGTTGAAGAATGCATTAGAGCAATTCCGGGTAATGGGGTTATTAGAAGGAACTTCGTTGCTAGTCTTGTTGTTTATCGCAATGCCGTTAAAATACATGTTCGACATGCCTGAAGTGGTCAGCGTAGTCGGAGCCATTCATGGCGGGCTATTTACGATTTATTGTATAGCGATTGTCTATGTCACTTTCGTAGTGAAATGGCCATTCCGTTTTGCGGTTGGCGCAGTTGCAGTGGCATTTATCCCGTTCGGGAACTTTGTCTTAGACAGCCGTTTAAAAAACTGGAAAAAGGTTCAAACAGCATAAAACACTTGTGGTTCACTTCCGCAAGTGTTTTTTGTATGGACTAAAACAAAGCAAAGGATGTCTGATTATTAGAAACTATTCTATAATAGAAGCATTCATTTAAAAGTTCTATTTACTGGAGGTTTGGCAATGGCAAAAGCAATAACTTCTCCTGCGGCGGGAAACCCGGTTTATCCAGTCATGTTTGCAATGGGCGCTTGCCATTTGCTGAACGATTCTCTGCAAGCGGTGGTCCCCGCTATGTTCCCGATTCTGGAAGCCGATCTTGGGCTGACCTATACGCAGCTTGGGCTCATTGCGTTCGCGCTGAATATGGTGGCATCTGTGCTGCAGCCTGTTGTCGGCTATATCAGCGACCGGAAGCCGATGCCATTCGCATTGCCGCTTGGCATGGCAAGTTCTTTTCTGGGAATAGCAGGGCTGGCATTCGCCCCTGAATATTGGCTGATTGTTGTATCGGTGATTTTCCTTGGTTTCGGTTCTGCCATTTTCCATCCGGAAGGATCGCGTGTGGCATTTATGGCAGCCGAGTCGAAACGGGGATTGTCCCAATCCATCTACCAGGTCGGCGGAAATTCGGGCCAAGCGCTAGCGCCATTAATCAGTGCATTTATCCTTGTGCCGTTAGGGCAGCGCGGTGCTGCTTTGTTTTTATTTGTCGCTGCTATCGGCATTTTCATTTTGACGCGGATTTCATTTTGGTACAGGGAACGGCTGGCAAAAGAAAAACTGCAAAAAGGCAAGAAAACAATCCTTTCATCTTTGCCGGCAATGACTAAAAAGCAGGTAGGAGTGGCACTCACACTTTTGTTAGTCATTATTTTCGCCCGTTCGTTTTATGTGACCAACATGACCAGCTTTTATATTTTTCATTTGATGGAATCTTACAAACTGACAATTCAGCAAGGACAATTGTACATATTCCTATTTTTAGCCGTCGGAGCAGCCGGAACGTTCTTTGGCGGGCCGCTGGCT includes these proteins:
- a CDS encoding LrgB family protein gives rise to the protein MNVILLSLLFAGMTIVIYLLFNSLYVKYRWILLTPVLATTAALIVFLLLFDIPYEQYMLGGQWVGSFLGPAVVALAVPLYKQRDLLFQNLWPIALGVTSGVFTGMVSGLLLMKLFQFSTTLILTALPKSLTTPVAMQLAEGMGGISSLAAVLVMAAGFSGIIFGSWLLKLLRIDSPIGRGIGLGSSAHGLGTAKAFEYGPKDGSMSSVAMTLCAVAGSFLGPALVWLFF
- a CDS encoding CidA/LrgA family holin-like protein, translating into MKFAIIFLQIAVLYGIYLLGEEIRNLFHLPLPGSIIGFLLLFAALMLKIYPLRWIESGAHFLLMFLSLFFIPATVGAMEYGELFTGKGILLIVIVFISTLMTLGISGLLSQWAARSADQKGGN
- a CDS encoding LysE family translocator, yielding MITDLLGFIVLGFSLAIPVGAVTIEMIKKGMKSGFLRSWFVGLGAMSADVVLMLLIYFGISNLLTSLVAQLVIWLFGFTVLIYLGVSSIRDAFQEIDIKLVGQKKLESLLESYLTGFAIAISNPMSIVFWIGVYGAVLAESLQTFSKEKILLYSGGIFIGIAMWDIFVASSAHFGKGFVGERFMKWFYVAAGLALILFGVSFGWQAAVVLYVLVF
- a CDS encoding AIM24 family protein; this encodes MSEYTIEEFIKKTQQDEQENDYFELETPRILEVNLTDLVWAKAGSMISYTGQIKFERERMLEHGVGQMFKKALTGEGTPLMKATGRGRLYLADQGKKITIFNLNNESITVNGNDLLAFEPSVEWDIKLMRKVAGVMAGGLFNVTLQGRGRVAITSHYEPLTLLVRPGESVITDPNATVAWSGNLTPEFRTDVSFRTLVGRGSGESIQMEFKGEGFVIVQPVEETEPI
- a CDS encoding DUF2971 domain-containing protein, yielding MAESAGLAEILEQQFRDNVEKQVRKVHEIEQTLYHYTGLPSLMGMIETNQLWMSKGTFLNDSSELIYFSRVLEFVVRKLENRKHTSLWRLYIRELERIMGHFMEEVKENGFEVYIFSLSRAQDSLALWYNYAKGEGYNIGFSAEQLFHKVSGFSTGPMLHGYVMYGRQEQEEVLIELLQKTFELVEPYEVEEIQKALPGHFFSLIASCAVFFKDPAFKSEEEYRIALMSRKSDKQPSVQFRAQNGVIIPYISIDFQARLPISHITIGPKNNVDIAQSGMEHYLKWKGYDMEQVTISKSVAALRY
- the brnQ gene encoding branched-chain amino acid transport system II carrier protein, translating into MDTKLSFKSYAVIGMMLFALFFGAGNLIFPAQLGQYAGTNVWIAIVGFLVTGVGLPLLGILAIGYSKSNDLQDLSSRVHPLFGLIFTAALYLTIGPFFALPRTGAVAYEIGVAPFVGDGFMTLGLIIFSVIFFGISLWLSLNPSQMVDSIGKFLSPAILVALLLLLVMVIMKPMGAMEAPQEMYSTGAFFKGFTEGYNTMDALASLVFGIIVISTVRKLGVKSPKGILSATMKSGVVAVSLLAVVYVGIAYLGATSTGLFGLFDTGGPVLSKASTHYFGTFGSSLLSLIIILACLTTAIGLTVATSEFFHKLTPGISYKMYVVIFSLFSLVVTNAGLANIITFSIPILMFLYPLAIVLIMLAFLSPLFKHDRLVYVSAITVAFLVGIIDGLKTLTASLGVPNPGWLQAIVDFYASVLPLYNNGLGWFVPVIIVIAITGVIANVRRGTSAQAAQNEM
- a CDS encoding GntR family transcriptional regulator; translation: MPVPVNHPKPVRVTAKESAYLQLQQWIIDGTLQPDEKLVDTDLAQALSLSRTPIREALQLLEAQGFVEMFPGKTTRVTKVHKEDIIHLLPPVAVLQALAAELAIPNLDAQSIDLLKETNQRFAQAIKANDNFSALKIDEEFHQLIVNAAQNPYVHTMLDHLQSHVRRQFFHNSLIVTAGSYQMHEDIIRALEEKDAAEAARLMKANWIRTIDELTTPANA
- a CDS encoding STAS/SEC14 domain-containing protein encodes the protein MLTLVPSKDSSTISLEVNGKVKKEDMEKLDKVIQEKFKDHGKFNVYAVVHEFDGVTFKAMAEEVKIDIKRWNQYAKLAVISDNKSLKGLTEASGYLPKVKTKHFPLGEMEEAWEWIRS
- a CDS encoding class I SAM-dependent rRNA methyltransferase; this encodes MKPEVSIKVNEKFKADFAKGYPLITKESVENAEMLRVEGAILRLTDKQGQFIAKGYCGKQNKGFGWILTRNENEAIDQKFIKEKLAAALAKRQSFFSNQETTAFRIFNGEGDGFGGLTIDYFDGYYMLSWYSEGMYTFKADVIAALRELVEFKGIYQKKRFDTKGQYIEEDDFVAGERGEFPLIVKENGMNYAIYLNDGAMTGIFLDQRDVRNKIKEKYAKGKTVLNTFSYTGAFSVAAAIGGAAKTTSVDLAKRSSSKTIEQFSVNNIDYESHDILVMDVFNYFKYAKRKELKFDMVILDPPSFARSKKYTFSTSKDYTNLMKEAIEITADAGVIVASTNSASFGMKKFKGFIDKAFKDLGKKYSIVEEFTLPSDFRVQKEFKEGDYLKVLFVKLQ
- a CDS encoding DUF3817 domain-containing protein, which gives rise to MLKNALEQFRVMGLLEGTSLLVLLFIAMPLKYMFDMPEVVSVVGAIHGGLFTIYCIAIVYVTFVVKWPFRFAVGAVAVAFIPFGNFVLDSRLKNWKKVQTA
- a CDS encoding MFS transporter — encoded protein: MAKAITSPAAGNPVYPVMFAMGACHLLNDSLQAVVPAMFPILEADLGLTYTQLGLIAFALNMVASVLQPVVGYISDRKPMPFALPLGMASSFLGIAGLAFAPEYWLIVVSVIFLGFGSAIFHPEGSRVAFMAAESKRGLSQSIYQVGGNSGQALAPLISAFILVPLGQRGAALFLFVAAIGIFILTRISFWYRERLAKEKLQKGKKTILSSLPAMTKKQVGVALTLLLVIIFARSFYVTNMTSFYIFHLMESYKLTIQQGQLYIFLFLAVGAAGTFFGGPLADRVGRKNVIVLSLIVPIPLAAVLPYVPLFAVVLLLALIGFFIMLSFSVTVVYAQELVPSKIGTMSGLTVGLAFGMGAIGGVVIGMLMDAIGVYETMIIVSFLPIIGLVGLWLPQDKKISAAH